Sequence from the Burkholderiales bacterium genome:
CCGCGGGCAGATTCCTGCCATAGGGCAGGCCGTAATATTACGAATGGTATTGCCGCACGCTTCCCGGGTGGTCAGCCCGGCGTCCGCAAGTTTCCTCAGCACCGTCGGGGTATCGTGAGTCGGGACGTAGTGCATCTGAATATCCTGCCGCGTGGTGATATGCACCAGGCCGTGCTTTGAATACTTTTCCAGTAACTCTGCAATCGCATTCAGCTGTGACGCGTGCAGTCGCCCGCCGGGGATTTTGATGCGCACCATGTGCACGCCCTCCTGGCGCTGGCCGTACACGCCCATCTGCAGGCGCGTCGCAGTGAAGCGGTCGGCATCCAGTTTGAGATTTAGAAAATCCTCAACTGCCTGAGCGTAAGCCTGGATTTCCTCTCGGTTTGCCAAATTGTGAAAAGCCATCAGCGTGACTCCTGGTTATCAGATTTCACCACGCCAGCCTACCGCCGATGACTACCAGGACGCTGGCGAGATCCCTTCTCAACGTCCGTTCCGGAATTTGTGCGCCGACATCACTGGTGAAATAAATGCCCCGTAGCGAGCCGCCGCCGACGCCCGTAAGCCCGACGATAAAGCCGACTGCAAAACCCGATATCCTGTAAAAGAAGTCCATTTTTGCAACCAGTTGATATTTCTTGCCGGAAACAGAGATTCCTAACGGAATGAAATGGTATCAACTCCCTTATATATTCCAAAATAACATTATGTTAGGATGTTATAACTAATTGTTATTTGGGGAGCAAGAATGAAATTGCAGCAGCTGCGCTATTTGTGCGAAGTCGTGCGCCAAAACCTAAACGTTTCTGGAGCCGCGCAGAAACTCCATACGTCGCAGCCGGGAATCAGCAAACAAATCCGACTTCTGGAAGAAGAGCTTGGGGTACAGATTTTCGTCCGCAACGGCAAGCGGGTCGTCGAAATGACCCCGCCCGGCAAAGTTATTCATTCCATCGCGCAGCAGATATTGCAGGAAACCGACAATCTAAAACGAGTTGGCGAAGAGTTCACGAATGAAGCAACAGGCAGCCTAAAAATAGCCACCACTCACACCCAGGCACGTTATGCTCTTCCACCCGCGATAAGCAAATTCACCGACCGCTACCCCAAAGTGAAGCTCAGCCTGCACCAGGGCAGTCCCACGCAAATTGCCCAATACGTGGCGTCCGGCGAGGCGGACATCGCGATCGCAACAGAAGCCATTGAACTCTTCAAGGATCTTGTAATGCTGCCTTGCTACCAGTGGAACCGTTGCGTGGTTACGCGACCCGATCATCCGCTCCTGAAACAACGACTGCTGACGCTCGAGGAACTGGCTAAATATCCAATCATTACCTACGACTTTGCCTTCGCCGGCCGCTCCAAGATTAACGGCGCCTTCGCCGCAAGGCGGCTAACGCCGAACGTGGTGTTGACCGCGATCGACTCGGACGTCATTAAACATTATGTGGAGCTGGGGCTCGGCGTGGGAATACTCGCAAAAATGGCGTTCGACCCCGAGCACGACAAGAACCTGCGCGCAATCGACGCAAGTCATTTGTTTGAATCGAGCACTACTCGCATCGGCATTCGCCGCGGCGCCTATTTGCGCGGCTATGTTTACGATTTTATCGAGTTATTTGCGCCGCATCTCACGCGCAAGGCGGTAGCGGCGGCAATGAGCGAAAACAAAGGATCTGATTATCAGCTGTAACGCATTACGCCGCACGTTTGGCAAAATCTTTGAACCTGAAACCCAGCGCCCACAGCGCGGCGAAGTAGCAGAGCGCGCCAAGGAAAACCACCCAGGTTAGTTTTCCCGCGCGGCTCAAACTTGAAGCCTGAAGCCAAGCGTGGTCGGCACCTGAAACCATCCACAGCACCGTGGCCATAAAATAAATTGCAACCCCGACTTTAAACGCGAATATTCCCCATCCCGGTTGCGGCTGGTAGATGCCATGCTTGCGCAAATGCGTGTATAGCAGCCCGGCATTGAGGCATGCCCCTAGCGCAATCGCCAGCGCCAGACCTGCATGCTTTAGATGCCAGATAAAGATCAGGTTCATGATTTGCGTGCTGACGAGCGTCGCGATCGCGATTTTCACAGGTGTCTTGATGTTCTGCCGGGCATAAAAACCCGGCGCCAGTACTTTCACGAATATCATACCCAACAAGCCCACGCTGTATGCGACCACCGCTTTTCTCGTCATCCATACATCGTTCGCGGTAAACGCCCCGTGGTAAAACAAGGTTGCAATCAGAGGCACCGCAAGCAGCGCGAGGGCTACTGCGGCCGGCAGCGCCAGCAGCAGGGTCAAGCGCAAACCCCAATCCAGGAGCTTCGTGTATTCTTCGCGCGATTGATCAACGTAATGTTTGGAAAGGCTCGGTAGCAGTATCGTGCCGAGGGCCACGCCCAGCATACCGGCAGGGAACTCCATCAGCCGATCGGCATAATAAAGCCACGACACGCTGCCGGTTACCAGAAACGAGGCGAAAATGGTGTTAATGACCAAGCTCACCTGGCTAATCGAGACACCGAACACAGCGGGACCCATGAGCCTGAGAATCCTCCATACGCCTTCATCGCCGAGATTAAGGCTAAAGCGCGGGAGCATCTTCAGTCGCGCAAGATGGGGGACTTGATATGCGAGCTGCAACACTCCGCCTATGAACACCGCCCACGCCAGCGCCTTGACCGGAGGATGTACGTAGGGAGCAAGCCAAAACGCGCAAGCAATAAATGAGAGATTGAGCAACACCGGGGTAAATGCCGGCACCGAAAACCGGCTGTAGGTGTTAAGTATCCCGCCCGCCAACGATACCAGTGAGATGAAAAGAATATAAGGAAACGTAATGCGCAATAACTGGACAGTTACCGCGAACTTTTCCGGTATTTCGGAAAAACCGGGGGCGGTGATGTAGACAATGAGCGGCGCAATAATCACGCCGAGCAAAGTCACCACGAACAGGCTTAGCGCCAGCAGGCCCGACACGTGATCCACCATCAACTTGGTGGCCTTATCCCCGCGCTGATTTTTGTATTCGGCAAGAATCGGCACGAACGCCTGTGAAAAAGCGCCTTCTGCGAACAGGCGGCGCAAAAGGTTCGGTATACGGAAGGCGACGAAAAATGCGTCGGAGAATAGGCCCGCTCCGAAAAAGCGCGCGATCACGGCATCTCTGATAAAGCCCAAGATGCGCGATATCAGAGTCATGCTGCTGACGGTCGCCAGCGCTCGCAGTAAATTCATCGAGCCGTATGGTAACCCGAATGCAGCATCATGCGCACCGGGTTTTAAGCGCAGCCCTCGGTTGCAAAGAGGCGCGAAGAAACGTATCATTCACCGCTTCAAGAATTGCATCACAGATCGCATGGCCAATATCGCATCCGCAAAAAAGCGCGCCAAACAGGCCGAATTCCGGCGTCGTCACAACTCGGGTCTGCACAGCACGTTGCGCAGCGCCGTGAAAAATGTGCGAAAAGCGATCGCTTCCGGCAACAAGGCGGCTGCGCAAGCGGCATTCAGGGAATCAGTGGGCATCATTGATTCCGTCGCCGACAAAAGGATCGTTCACAAAAACCAGGCGGCCCGGCACAAGAGCCGGCTCTCGCAGGCCGTTAAGGCGATGGCTTAGTGTTCTCTTAATTTCGGTTTGCCATTTCCTGACTTCGCGAACGCTCGAAAAGCGTTCAGGTCGAATATCGGGGGTTGCAATGCGCGTGCAATTGGCGCATAAAGCGGCTTTTTGAGGCCTGAAAATCTCGAATGCGCAAACCGGTCAGCCACATCCTCGTTATCAACGATGAAAATCTGGTATTGAAGGAGCTCATAAAGGGCCTCAATGCCGCCGCCCGTTCGCTCGACAATCCCCTGGGGATCAGCTTTACCGGAGTTACCACCGTGCGCGAAGCGTTACGCACCATCGAAGAAGACGGCGATCTCCAGGCAGTGGTGGTTGACGACACGCTCTATTCTTTGAAAATTGACAATAAGAATGGCTCGCGCAGCAAGCAGATGTCTGCGCTCAAGCTGGTGCAGAGAATCACCCGTTTCCGTCCGGAACTCGACATCTATATCTTGATAGCCAAGGAACAGGAAGATCAGGTGGTGGACCATCTGTTCGCCGAATCTGTGGACGGGTACTTCTACCGGGAAGAGCGCGACTACCGCGGCATGTACCGGATACTTAATGCGCAGATCCAGGAAAAAGCGCGCACGCCGTTTTACGACCAGTTGAAAAGCTACGTTTTAATGGCCAAGGATGCCTGGCATTCGCCCGGACACTCCAGCGGCGACAGCCTGCGCGACAGCCCTTGGGCCAGTGATTTTTACGAATTCATCGGCGAGCACGTATTCGATGCCGATCTGTCCGTGTCGGTGCCAATGCTGGATTCGCTGATGCAACCCAGCGGCGTAATACTGGAAGCGCAGAAAAT
This genomic interval carries:
- the cysB gene encoding HTH-type transcriptional regulator CysB codes for the protein MKLQQLRYLCEVVRQNLNVSGAAQKLHTSQPGISKQIRLLEEELGVQIFVRNGKRVVEMTPPGKVIHSIAQQILQETDNLKRVGEEFTNEATGSLKIATTHTQARYALPPAISKFTDRYPKVKLSLHQGSPTQIAQYVASGEADIAIATEAIELFKDLVMLPCYQWNRCVVTRPDHPLLKQRLLTLEELAKYPIITYDFAFAGRSKINGAFAARRLTPNVVLTAIDSDVIKHYVELGLGVGILAKMAFDPEHDKNLRAIDASHLFESSTTRIGIRRGAYLRGYVYDFIELFAPHLTRKAVAAAMSENKGSDYQL
- the murJ gene encoding murein biosynthesis integral membrane protein MurJ — protein: MNLLRALATVSSMTLISRILGFIRDAVIARFFGAGLFSDAFFVAFRIPNLLRRLFAEGAFSQAFVPILAEYKNQRGDKATKLMVDHVSGLLALSLFVVTLLGVIIAPLIVYITAPGFSEIPEKFAVTVQLLRITFPYILFISLVSLAGGILNTYSRFSVPAFTPVLLNLSFIACAFWLAPYVHPPVKALAWAVFIGGVLQLAYQVPHLARLKMLPRFSLNLGDEGVWRILRLMGPAVFGVSISQVSLVINTIFASFLVTGSVSWLYYADRLMEFPAGMLGVALGTILLPSLSKHYVDQSREEYTKLLDWGLRLTLLLALPAAVALALLAVPLIATLFYHGAFTANDVWMTRKAVVAYSVGLLGMIFVKVLAPGFYARQNIKTPVKIAIATLVSTQIMNLIFIWHLKHAGLALAIALGACLNAGLLYTHLRKHGIYQPQPGWGIFAFKVGVAIYFMATVLWMVSGADHAWLQASSLSRAGKLTWVVFLGALCYFAALWALGFRFKDFAKRAA
- the rpsT gene encoding 30S ribosomal protein S20, which translates into the protein MANIASAKKRAKQAEFRRRHNSGLHSTLRSAVKNVRKAIASGNKAAAQAAFRESVGIIDSVADKRIVHKNQAARHKSRLSQAVKAMA